A stretch of the Methylacidiphilum caldifontis genome encodes the following:
- the merA gene encoding mercury(II) reductase, translating into MMKKRVFLQIEGMHCADCPQHLKEVLGKIDGVEELQIPDWRSKRATLVLSKELNIEIILKAMEKHGYHGTVVSQQEIETKNATAEKDYDLLIIGGGSAAFAAAIKASELGAKVGIVESHTIGGTCVNVGCVPSKFLIRAAEIYHWAAHPRFDGLKSNAVSLNWPELINQKERLVSSLRQAKYIHLLDVYPQISMLQGEAKFAEANRLIVGDKSYSSRKIIIATGSSPSVPPIPGLKEVGYLDSSSALSLKALPSTLAVIGGGAIGLELGQMFSRFGVKVVLLEALPSIVMSEEPEIRDSLKRYLEEEGIQIYTHTQILNVEKTTNKRNRIYIQKEDKVIPVEVDQILVATGRVPNTSGLGLEKAAVKVGNRREVVVDASLRTTNPDIYAAGDCAGFPQFVYVSAYTGGIAAENALSGKSRVVDLTSLPRVTFTDPQIASVGLTEEAAKKAGLCTMVAVLPIKEVPKAIISLDTRGLVKLVAEENTGRLLGAHILASAAGDFIQEAVLALRHGLTLYDIIEAFHPYLTMAEALKLAALTFKKDVGQLSCCAT; encoded by the coding sequence ATGATGAAAAAACGAGTTTTTTTACAGATCGAAGGGATGCATTGCGCAGATTGTCCTCAGCATCTCAAAGAGGTTCTAGGAAAAATTGATGGGGTTGAAGAGCTACAAATTCCAGACTGGCGCTCAAAGAGAGCAACACTGGTATTATCCAAGGAACTGAACATTGAAATTATTCTTAAAGCCATGGAAAAGCATGGTTACCATGGAACCGTTGTCAGCCAGCAAGAGATTGAAACAAAAAACGCGACGGCTGAAAAAGATTATGATCTTTTGATCATCGGTGGAGGATCGGCGGCCTTTGCTGCAGCGATAAAAGCATCAGAACTCGGAGCAAAGGTGGGAATTGTGGAATCACATACAATTGGTGGAACTTGCGTCAATGTAGGCTGTGTACCCTCCAAATTTCTCATTCGAGCTGCCGAAATATACCACTGGGCAGCTCATCCTCGATTTGATGGTCTCAAATCCAATGCAGTGTCTTTGAACTGGCCGGAGCTTATCAATCAAAAAGAAAGGCTTGTAAGCTCTTTACGCCAAGCCAAATACATTCATCTTTTAGATGTATATCCACAAATTTCAATGCTTCAAGGTGAAGCGAAGTTTGCAGAAGCAAACCGCTTGATAGTGGGAGATAAAAGCTATAGCTCAAGGAAAATTATTATTGCTACAGGCTCTTCCCCTTCAGTTCCTCCTATCCCTGGTCTTAAAGAGGTGGGATACTTGGATAGCTCCTCTGCTCTAAGTTTAAAAGCCCTACCCTCGACTCTTGCGGTAATCGGAGGGGGGGCAATTGGGCTTGAACTTGGGCAGATGTTCAGTAGGTTCGGAGTAAAGGTTGTTCTGCTTGAAGCCCTGCCATCTATAGTCATGTCCGAGGAGCCAGAAATCAGGGATAGCCTCAAAAGGTATCTTGAAGAGGAAGGCATTCAAATTTATACCCATACTCAAATTCTTAATGTTGAAAAAACAACAAACAAAAGAAACCGTATTTATATTCAAAAAGAAGACAAAGTTATCCCAGTTGAAGTTGACCAAATTCTGGTTGCAACTGGACGCGTGCCCAACACCTCTGGTCTTGGACTTGAGAAAGCAGCCGTCAAAGTGGGAAACCGCAGAGAAGTTGTTGTCGATGCTTCCCTAAGAACCACAAATCCAGATATTTATGCGGCTGGCGATTGTGCAGGCTTCCCTCAATTTGTCTATGTATCCGCTTATACAGGAGGAATCGCAGCAGAGAATGCCCTTAGTGGAAAGAGTCGAGTTGTCGATCTTACTTCGCTTCCTCGAGTGACATTCACTGATCCCCAAATCGCTAGTGTGGGATTGACAGAAGAAGCAGCTAAAAAAGCGGGATTATGCACCATGGTGGCGGTCCTTCCCATAAAGGAAGTACCCAAAGCGATCATTTCTTTAGACACGCGAGGGTTGGTCAAGTTAGTAGCCGAGGAGAATACGGGCAGGCTACTTGGAGCTCATATACTGGCTTCAGCGGCGGGCGATTTCATCCAGGAAGCTGTCCTCGCCCTCCGTCATGGTTTAACCCTCTACGATATCATCGAGGCTTTTCATCCTTACCTTACCATGGCAGAAGCTCTAAAACTAGCTGCATTGACTTTCAAAAAAGATGTTGGTCAACTCTCTTGCTGTGCAACCTAA